Proteins from a genomic interval of Armatimonadota bacterium:
- a CDS encoding VWA domain-containing protein: protein MQLARGVTDGGEAVEPGLEFPDTTERIYVVVDGAPVAVEDPNLFAHWRAVQVEGHEANADLGYVYARPGSRQARRSPRGWVLWFDGPYSGFAPGAYTVELRGPVRRAIAFTVTPAAPQAGGAEAAAAVRGLNVAAAALGGRIVSVTSEKNDASRSGRTLIDGFPVIIDDPADCEPSCGWLSRERATNSVEAHRANFPQDIVFGFHQGRRATVHAVVIDTTSFQHWYPLAYKPRQVEVWVSTTGPTDGFTRVAAAWLPARLGEHLIAFAPTPAAFVRLRVLSNYGARAIHLAEVKVLEVPDGPSILADLPKNIAHQALGGVVSRWSSRRGHRQAAHLIDGDPATVWVSHDPVPVELVFAFHGDQVALVDRLVLTLPDERTLGHDEAWPRTVVVEATTETPFDGFEEVGRFAVPQAAGDQTIPINRRARFLRLRVTEAAEDRRVAIGEVRVLEGTAPGYTSILLTTAHELERQTAAVPPPVEDAAAAAVEQEANNTPAQANPLVPGRRIRGTIEPLGEEDFFRLTVPAPADTVLTFEVAGQPAIRSSVTLQDPAGRTLASLTPRALPGRRAAFSWAVRPGDHLVRVTEPPASIVLVWDTSGSMDAASVANLKAAVEAYLEGVQPSERLNLIRFSGRPGVKDPPYVETLLPAFTSDPARLRAAVRDRFFAKGGTPLYDAVRQAVVLLQQAEGNRAIVLMTDGADTTSRLSYPDFWRLLERHRIRLYTVGLGRDLPVFDPVLGSSGRRLLAHAALATAARSFFTSDPEQLTQIYRQIAEELRRPGPYYLRATLSRGTGTLAVSATGERLAAVAAPGAIELILDASGSMKRRIEGRPMMDIAKDVTVQIIKDLPPDARVALRVYGHRIREGRPGDCQDSQLLVPFQRLDGPRMIARVRAIQALGTTPIAYTLRQVAQDLRGVPGEKLVILVTDGKEECGGSPSAVVADLVARGVQVRLNIVGFALADPTTREEMARVARLTGGRFFDARNARALTQAIRQSLALPYQVRDAAGTVVARGTTGQPVRVPEGIYTVAVQAAEPITVRHVRVSARAFTKVLLHKEGARVGVQVVGP, encoded by the coding sequence GTGCAGCTCGCCCGCGGCGTGACGGACGGCGGCGAGGCGGTGGAGCCGGGCCTGGAGTTCCCGGACACCACCGAGCGGATCTACGTCGTGGTCGACGGTGCGCCGGTGGCCGTCGAGGACCCGAACCTCTTCGCGCACTGGAGGGCGGTGCAGGTCGAAGGGCACGAGGCCAACGCCGACCTGGGCTACGTGTACGCACGCCCGGGAAGCCGACAGGCCCGGCGCTCGCCCCGCGGGTGGGTGCTCTGGTTCGACGGTCCCTACAGCGGGTTCGCCCCGGGAGCCTACACGGTGGAGCTGCGCGGGCCGGTCCGGCGCGCCATCGCCTTCACCGTCACCCCGGCGGCTCCCCAGGCGGGCGGCGCCGAGGCGGCTGCGGCGGTCCGGGGCCTGAACGTCGCCGCGGCCGCGCTGGGCGGACGGATCGTCTCGGTCACCTCCGAGAAGAACGACGCCTCCCGCAGCGGCCGCACCCTGATCGACGGCTTCCCGGTCATCATCGACGACCCCGCCGACTGCGAGCCCTCCTGCGGCTGGCTCTCCCGGGAGCGCGCGACAAACAGCGTCGAGGCCCACCGGGCGAACTTCCCCCAGGACATCGTCTTCGGCTTCCACCAGGGCCGGCGCGCCACCGTGCACGCGGTCGTCATCGACACGACCTCCTTCCAGCACTGGTACCCGCTGGCCTACAAACCGCGGCAGGTCGAGGTGTGGGTCTCGACGACCGGCCCCACCGACGGCTTCACCCGCGTGGCGGCCGCCTGGTTGCCCGCCCGGCTGGGCGAGCACCTCATCGCCTTCGCCCCCACCCCCGCGGCCTTCGTCCGCCTGCGGGTCCTCTCGAACTACGGTGCCCGCGCCATCCACCTGGCCGAGGTGAAGGTCCTGGAGGTGCCGGACGGCCCCTCGATCCTGGCCGACCTGCCGAAGAACATCGCCCACCAGGCGCTGGGCGGCGTCGTCTCCCGGTGGAGCTCGCGGCGGGGACACCGGCAGGCGGCCCACCTGATCGACGGCGACCCCGCCACCGTCTGGGTCTCGCACGACCCTGTCCCCGTGGAGCTCGTCTTCGCCTTCCACGGCGACCAGGTCGCCCTCGTGGACCGTCTGGTCCTGACGCTGCCGGACGAGCGGACGCTCGGCCACGACGAGGCCTGGCCCAGGACCGTCGTGGTCGAAGCCACGACCGAGACGCCTTTCGATGGCTTCGAGGAGGTGGGGCGCTTCGCGGTCCCGCAGGCCGCGGGCGACCAGACCATCCCAATCAACCGGCGCGCCCGCTTCCTCCGGCTCCGGGTCACCGAGGCGGCCGAGGACCGCCGGGTCGCCATCGGCGAGGTCCGCGTGCTGGAGGGGACCGCGCCCGGCTACACCTCGATCCTCCTCACGACGGCGCACGAGCTCGAACGGCAAACCGCTGCTGTCCCGCCGCCGGTGGAGGATGCCGCGGCGGCCGCCGTCGAGCAGGAGGCCAACAACACGCCCGCCCAGGCCAACCCGCTCGTGCCGGGCCGGCGCATCCGGGGGACGATCGAGCCGCTGGGCGAAGAGGACTTCTTCAGGCTGACCGTGCCCGCCCCCGCGGACACGGTGCTCACCTTCGAGGTGGCCGGCCAGCCGGCCATCCGCTCCTCCGTCACGCTCCAGGATCCGGCCGGCCGGACGCTCGCCTCCCTCACCCCGCGCGCCCTCCCGGGGCGCCGCGCCGCATTCTCCTGGGCGGTCCGTCCCGGCGACCACCTGGTCCGCGTCACCGAGCCACCGGCCTCCATCGTCCTCGTCTGGGACACCAGCGGGAGCATGGACGCCGCCAGCGTGGCCAACCTCAAGGCCGCGGTGGAAGCCTACCTGGAGGGGGTGCAGCCCAGCGAGCGCCTCAACCTCATCCGCTTCTCGGGCCGCCCCGGCGTCAAGGACCCGCCCTATGTGGAGACGCTGCTGCCTGCCTTCACGAGCGACCCCGCCCGCCTCCGCGCGGCCGTCCGCGACCGGTTCTTCGCCAAGGGCGGGACGCCGCTGTACGACGCCGTCCGGCAGGCCGTGGTCCTCCTCCAGCAGGCCGAGGGGAACCGGGCCATCGTCCTGATGACCGACGGCGCCGACACGACGAGCCGCCTTTCCTACCCCGACTTCTGGCGGCTGCTGGAACGGCACCGCATTCGCCTGTACACGGTCGGGCTGGGCCGCGACTTGCCGGTCTTCGACCCGGTCCTGGGCTCGAGCGGCCGGCGCCTGCTGGCCCACGCCGCCCTGGCCACGGCGGCGCGGTCGTTCTTCACCAGCGACCCCGAGCAGCTCACGCAGATCTACCGGCAGATCGCCGAGGAGCTGCGGCGCCCGGGTCCCTACTACCTGCGGGCGACGCTCAGCCGGGGCACCGGGACGCTGGCCGTGAGCGCCACGGGGGAGCGCCTCGCCGCGGTCGCCGCCCCCGGCGCCATCGAGCTGATCCTGGATGCGTCCGGGTCGATGAAACGGCGCATCGAGGGCCGCCCGATGATGGACATCGCCAAGGACGTGACGGTCCAGATCATCAAGGACCTGCCGCCCGATGCCCGGGTGGCGCTGCGCGTCTACGGCCACCGCATCCGGGAAGGGCGCCCCGGCGACTGCCAGGACAGCCAGCTCCTCGTCCCCTTCCAGCGCCTCGATGGGCCGCGCATGATCGCGCGCGTCCGCGCCATCCAGGCCCTCGGCACCACGCCCATCGCCTACACCCTCCGCCAGGTCGCCCAGGACCTCCGCGGCGTGCCCGGCGAGAAGCTCGTCATCCTCGTCACCGACGGCAAGGAGGAGTGCGGCGGCAGCCCCTCCGCCGTCGTCGCCGACCTGGTCGCCCGCGGCGTCCAGGTCCGGTTGAACATCGTCGGCTTTGCCCTGGCCGACCCGACCACCCGGGAGGAAATGGCGCGCGTGGCCCGCCTCACTGGCGGCCGCTTCTTCGACGCCCGGAACGCCCGCGCGCTCACCCA